One Peribacillus simplex NBRC 15720 = DSM 1321 genomic region harbors:
- a CDS encoding LrgB family protein, whose protein sequence is MTAFITTYSILITILAYFIGRKIYAKHPSPFTTPVFFSTVTIILVLLISGLDFEDYSPGKDIITYFLGPATVALAVPLYKNRKIIVKYAMPAISGMIFGLLVTLIIAFAIAKAFSLPQFILQGLAVKSITVPIAVEITELYGGNSNISAAFVILTGVLGTMIAPKMMDKLNITMPFARGIAYGTIAHGLGTAQAAQESEFTGAVAGAAMAIAGILISCFFPFISNFL, encoded by the coding sequence ATGACAGCGTTCATCACAACTTATAGCATATTGATAACCATTCTTGCCTATTTCATTGGAAGGAAAATATATGCTAAACATCCATCACCTTTTACGACGCCCGTATTTTTCAGTACGGTTACAATTATTCTCGTACTGCTGATCAGCGGTTTGGACTTCGAAGATTATTCACCAGGAAAAGACATCATCACCTATTTCCTGGGACCAGCTACCGTTGCTTTGGCAGTACCACTTTATAAAAACAGAAAAATAATCGTTAAATATGCAATGCCGGCAATTAGCGGCATGATTTTTGGTCTTCTGGTCACATTGATCATTGCCTTCGCCATCGCTAAAGCATTTTCACTTCCGCAATTCATACTCCAAGGATTGGCGGTTAAATCCATTACAGTTCCCATCGCTGTTGAAATCACGGAACTTTATGGCGGAAATTCCAATATATCAGCAGCCTTCGTCATTTTGACTGGGGTGCTGGGTACGATGATCGCTCCAAAAATGATGGATAAACTAAACATTACGATGCCCTTCGCACGTGGTATCGCTTATGGTACGATCGCTCATGGTCTCGGAACGGCTCAAGCTGCCCAGGAAAGTGAGTTTACCGGGGCTGTCGCAGGTGCGGCAATGGCTATCGCAGGTATCCTTATTTCCTGTTTCTTTCCTTTTATAAGTAATTTCCTATAA
- a CDS encoding CidA/LrgA family protein gives MKKIFTFIVQLIFLLIICKLGYYLAHLLHLPIPGNVIGMILLFGLLQTKVIKVEWIELTSGFLVKHLAFFFIPISISLMTMGWLFIEFGLPLALTLGVSLIFGFIVSAWTVQKLSHRGEVKQHDSVHHNL, from the coding sequence ATGAAAAAAATATTTACTTTTATCGTGCAGCTTATCTTCCTGCTCATCATTTGCAAGCTCGGCTATTATTTAGCCCATTTACTTCATTTACCTATACCAGGCAACGTCATAGGCATGATTCTTTTATTCGGTTTATTACAGACGAAGGTTATAAAAGTCGAATGGATTGAACTTACTTCAGGGTTTTTGGTAAAGCACCTAGCCTTTTTCTTCATTCCCATTTCAATCAGTTTAATGACCATGGGATGGCTTTTCATTGAATTCGGTTTGCCATTGGCACTTACATTAGGAGTCAGCCTGATATTTGGATTCATCGTTTCAGCTTGGACCGTTCAGAAGCTATCCCATAGAGGAGAGGTTAAGCAGCATGACAGCGTTCATCACAACTTATAG
- a CDS encoding GNAT family N-acetyltransferase yields the protein MLKKRDFTDCFSLYEQMTHPDVFPFVRHKVDSYEEYVFITKQTIEAEDAGQLISRTILDEWENPIGCISLYDIENGAGFLGTWLGKPYHGKGYNAIAKDAFFKELFFELGLETVFMRIRKKNIRSIKAAEKLPYAVNANETRKSLYDQINHEEDIYDLYEIPKDLYTFHILRQPDDDEQQLLEA from the coding sequence ATGTTAAAAAAGAGAGATTTCACAGATTGTTTTTCTCTTTATGAACAAATGACGCATCCAGATGTCTTCCCTTTCGTGCGCCATAAAGTAGATTCATATGAAGAATATGTTTTCATTACTAAGCAAACGATCGAAGCCGAAGATGCTGGGCAACTCATTTCACGAACAATCTTGGATGAATGGGAAAATCCCATCGGTTGTATTTCTTTATACGATATTGAAAATGGTGCAGGTTTCTTAGGAACATGGCTTGGCAAGCCTTATCATGGAAAAGGGTATAATGCCATTGCGAAAGACGCTTTCTTTAAAGAGCTTTTTTTCGAGCTCGGTTTGGAAACGGTCTTCATGCGTATTCGCAAAAAAAATATCCGCTCTATAAAAGCCGCAGAAAAGCTTCCCTATGCCGTCAATGCCAACGAAACAAGAAAATCCCTTTATGATCAGATCAATCATGAAGAAGATATCTACGATTTGTATGAAATCCCTAAAGATTTATACACCTTTCATATCCTTAGACAGCCTGATGATGACGAACAGCAGTTACTTGAAGCATAG
- a CDS encoding undecaprenyl-diphosphate phosphatase: MNEFQAFILGIIQGLTEFLPISSTGHLYLGRHIFHLDEAGIFLDTMLHIGTLLALLVVYKNDIIAILKNPFSKMTLLLIAGTIPAVIAGILLGDWFDGLSKTGVTIGWEFLATGLILWIADGVRKGGKSLNEISIKDAVIIGTFQAAAIMPALSRSGLTIAAGLFCRLDRATAAYFSFLLSIPAITGGIVFQMKPIFTGEVERLPLTALFVGTLAAAIFGYIAVVWMIDFLKKRSLKIFSIYVWALGAIILFMQFTGEF; encoded by the coding sequence CTGAACGAATTTCAAGCCTTCATCCTTGGGATCATTCAAGGCTTGACTGAGTTTTTACCTATTTCAAGCACTGGACATTTATATTTAGGACGGCATATTTTCCACCTTGACGAGGCCGGCATCTTTCTGGATACCATGCTCCATATCGGAACCTTGCTGGCGTTATTGGTCGTCTATAAGAATGACATTATTGCCATTTTGAAAAACCCTTTCTCCAAAATGACTCTGCTTCTCATTGCTGGGACAATCCCTGCAGTGATTGCCGGCATTTTACTCGGGGATTGGTTTGATGGCCTTTCAAAAACAGGCGTGACCATAGGCTGGGAATTTTTAGCGACCGGACTGATTTTATGGATAGCGGACGGAGTAAGAAAAGGCGGCAAATCCCTTAATGAAATTTCGATTAAAGATGCCGTGATCATCGGTACCTTCCAAGCTGCAGCCATCATGCCTGCTCTTTCGCGTTCCGGCCTAACGATAGCCGCTGGCCTATTCTGCAGGCTGGATAGGGCCACTGCAGCCTATTTTTCCTTTTTGCTTTCAATTCCTGCCATTACCGGGGGCATTGTATTTCAGATGAAACCGATTTTTACAGGAGAGGTTGAACGGCTTCCACTCACTGCACTTTTCGTCGGAACCCTGGCAGCAGCAATCTTTGGTTATATAGCCGTAGTATGGATGATCGATTTCTTAAAAAAGCGTTCACTGAAAATATTCTCCATTTATGTATGGGCCCTCGGCGCAATCATTTTATTCATGCAATTCACAGGTGAATTTTAA